One part of the Falco peregrinus isolate bFalPer1 chromosome 14, bFalPer1.pri, whole genome shotgun sequence genome encodes these proteins:
- the ATXN1L gene encoding ataxin-1-like isoform X5: protein MRAGHERSQECLPPKKRELPTASTGTETGRAGLAQASGEGPDWTRAAGPGPAALHYGPGEATEAVAGLTVDQYGMLYKVAVPPATFSPTGLHSVVNVSPLPPTFNMTSPIIQHPGVPYPPIHYAQIPPASLQFIGSHYTVPYAVPPGFLPSPLLSPSTNITASHVPHFVPYASLFTEEAAPSPQTTSPTHTFNKSASAISPSGQMQHHAGTQPLDIAPGRIPVYYQMSRFPPGYSAYETPTAGGSPESLQQDSQPSSEVAAANGGQRHLEHSVVRRTSEAVDSASSKAEDCLPGAVAGCVVDGQFLSGYQTLGTEVSVPAHRSTPDTDLEVQRVVGVLASQDYHILAAQRKDDPSPLNLCHNIPDQQGESKDVLRNPVERAAAEKSQSRSPYVMSPEEPVRQRQLTKGMVIANGKPVLVPAASEPTRSSTSETLVRRSPDAQAGGSALEKDLVQLQPPSSSHLPSHFMKGAIIQLATGELKRVEDLQTQDFVRSAEAVLGPETLQKLLRWLRMHILYRVWPRVCSTYGLKC, encoded by the coding sequence ATGAGAGCAGGCCACGAGCGGAGCCAGGAGTGCCTCCCGCCAAAGAAGCGCGAACTTCCTACCGCCAGCACCGGCACCGAGACAGGACGTGCAGGGCTTGCCCAGGCCTCGGGCGAGGGCCCCGACTGGACCCGGGCAGCGGGGCCAggccctgcagctctgcactaTGGCCCTGGCGAGGCCACGGAAGCAGTGGCAGGGCTGACGGTGGACCAGTATGGGATGCTCTACAAAGTGGCAGTGCCACCCGCCACCTTTTCACCAACGGGTCTGCACTCCGTGGTGAACGTGAGCCCTCTGCCTCCCACCTTCAATATGACTTCACCAATAATccagcacccaggggtgccCTACCCCCCCATCCACTACGCACAGATCCCTCCAGCGTCCCTACAGTTCATTGGCTCGCATTACACAGTGCCCTATGCTGTCCCTCCTGGCTTCCTGCCTAGTCCTCTCCTGTCTCCTTCCACCAACATCACCGCCTCCCATGTCCCCCACTTTGTGCCATATGCCTCTCTCTTCACGGAAGAAGCCGCTCCTTCCCCCCAGACTACCTCTCCTACCCACACCTTCAACAAATCTGCTTCTGCAATCTCTCCTTCTGGCCAGATGCAGCACCATGCTGGGACCCAGCCATTAGATATTGCACCAGGTAGAATTCCTGTTTATTATCAGATGTCCCGCTTCCCACCAGGGTATTCTGCATATGAGACACCTACAGCGGGCGGAAGCCCAGAGTCTCTTCAGCAAGACAGTCAGCCGAGTTCAGAGGTAGCTGCTGCCAATGGTGGACAGAGACATCTGGAGCATAGTGTGGTGAGGAGGACCAGTGAGGCTGTGGACTCTGCCAGCAGTAAAGCTGAAGACTGTCTGCCAGGGGCTGTAGCGGGATGTGTGGTCGATGGACAGTTCCTTTCAGGTTACCAGACGTTGGGAACAGAGGTCTCTGTGCCAGCTCACAGAAGCACCCCAGACACCGATCTGGAGGTTCAGAGGGTGGTGGGGGTGTTGGCATCTCAGGATTATCATATTCTGGCAGCCCAGAGGAAAGATGACCCGAGCCCCTTAAACCTTTGCCATAATATCCCTGATCAGCAGGGGGAGTCAAAGGACGTGCTGAGGAACCCAGTGGAAAGGGCGGCTGCTGAGAAAAGCCAGTCCAGGAGTCCGTATGTAATGTCCCCTGAAGAGCCGGTTAGACAAAGACAATTAACCAAAGGAATGGTGATAGCCAACGGCAAGCCAGTCCTGGTTCCCGCTGCATCCGAGCCCACCAGGTCTTCCACTTCAGAAACCCTGGTGAGGCGGAGCCCGGACGCACAGGCTGGAGGAAGCGCACTTGAAAAGGACCTGGTCCAGCTGCAACCACCCAGCTCCTCACACTTGCCCTCTCACTTCATGAAAGGAGCCATCATCCAGCTGGCTACAGGAGAGCTGAAGCGGGTGGAGGACCTGCAGACTCAAGACTTTGTTCGCAGTGCAGAG
- the ATXN1L gene encoding ataxin-1-like isoform X2: MRAGHERSQECLPPKKRELPTASTGTETGRAGLAQASGEGPDWTRAAGPGPAALHYGPGEATEAVAGLTVDQYGMLYKVAVPPATFSPTGLHSVVNVSPLPPTFNMTSPIIQHPGVPYPPIHYAQIPPASLQFIGSHYTVPYAVPPGFLPSPLLSPSTNITASHVPHFVPYASLFTEEAAPSPQTTSPTHTFNKSASAISPSGQMQHHAGTQPLDIAPGRIPVYYQMSRFPPGYSAYETPTAGGSPESLQQDSQPSSEVAAANGGQRHLEHSVVRRTSEAVDSASSKAEDCLPGAVAGCVVDGQFLSGYQTLGTEVSVPAHRSTPDTDLEVQRVVGVLASQDYHILAAQRKDDPSPLNLCHNIPDQQGESKDVLRNPVERAAAEKSQSRSPYVMSPEEPVRQRQLTKGMVIANGKPVLVPAASEPTRSSTSETLVRRSPDAQAGGSALEKDLVQLQPPSSSHLPSHFMKGAIIQLATGELKRVEDLQTQDFVRSAEVSGGLKIDSSTVVDIQESQWPGLVTLHFVVGEQQSKAVLGPETLQKLLRWLRMHILYRVWPRVCSTYGLKC; this comes from the coding sequence ATGAGAGCAGGCCACGAGCGGAGCCAGGAGTGCCTCCCGCCAAAGAAGCGCGAACTTCCTACCGCCAGCACCGGCACCGAGACAGGACGTGCAGGGCTTGCCCAGGCCTCGGGCGAGGGCCCCGACTGGACCCGGGCAGCGGGGCCAggccctgcagctctgcactaTGGCCCTGGCGAGGCCACGGAAGCAGTGGCAGGGCTGACGGTGGACCAGTATGGGATGCTCTACAAAGTGGCAGTGCCACCCGCCACCTTTTCACCAACGGGTCTGCACTCCGTGGTGAACGTGAGCCCTCTGCCTCCCACCTTCAATATGACTTCACCAATAATccagcacccaggggtgccCTACCCCCCCATCCACTACGCACAGATCCCTCCAGCGTCCCTACAGTTCATTGGCTCGCATTACACAGTGCCCTATGCTGTCCCTCCTGGCTTCCTGCCTAGTCCTCTCCTGTCTCCTTCCACCAACATCACCGCCTCCCATGTCCCCCACTTTGTGCCATATGCCTCTCTCTTCACGGAAGAAGCCGCTCCTTCCCCCCAGACTACCTCTCCTACCCACACCTTCAACAAATCTGCTTCTGCAATCTCTCCTTCTGGCCAGATGCAGCACCATGCTGGGACCCAGCCATTAGATATTGCACCAGGTAGAATTCCTGTTTATTATCAGATGTCCCGCTTCCCACCAGGGTATTCTGCATATGAGACACCTACAGCGGGCGGAAGCCCAGAGTCTCTTCAGCAAGACAGTCAGCCGAGTTCAGAGGTAGCTGCTGCCAATGGTGGACAGAGACATCTGGAGCATAGTGTGGTGAGGAGGACCAGTGAGGCTGTGGACTCTGCCAGCAGTAAAGCTGAAGACTGTCTGCCAGGGGCTGTAGCGGGATGTGTGGTCGATGGACAGTTCCTTTCAGGTTACCAGACGTTGGGAACAGAGGTCTCTGTGCCAGCTCACAGAAGCACCCCAGACACCGATCTGGAGGTTCAGAGGGTGGTGGGGGTGTTGGCATCTCAGGATTATCATATTCTGGCAGCCCAGAGGAAAGATGACCCGAGCCCCTTAAACCTTTGCCATAATATCCCTGATCAGCAGGGGGAGTCAAAGGACGTGCTGAGGAACCCAGTGGAAAGGGCGGCTGCTGAGAAAAGCCAGTCCAGGAGTCCGTATGTAATGTCCCCTGAAGAGCCGGTTAGACAAAGACAATTAACCAAAGGAATGGTGATAGCCAACGGCAAGCCAGTCCTGGTTCCCGCTGCATCCGAGCCCACCAGGTCTTCCACTTCAGAAACCCTGGTGAGGCGGAGCCCGGACGCACAGGCTGGAGGAAGCGCACTTGAAAAGGACCTGGTCCAGCTGCAACCACCCAGCTCCTCACACTTGCCCTCTCACTTCATGAAAGGAGCCATCATCCAGCTGGCTACAGGAGAGCTGAAGCGGGTGGAGGACCTGCAGACTCAAGACTTTGTTCGCAGTGCAGAGGTGAGCGGGGGCCTGAAGATTGACTCCAGCACCGTGGTGGATATTCAGGAAAGCCAGTGGCCCGGGCTTGTCACACTGCATTTTGTGGTCGGGGAGCAACAAAGTAAA
- the ATXN1L gene encoding ataxin-1-like isoform X1 encodes MRAGHERSQECLPPKKRELPTASTGTETGRAGLAQASGEGPDWTRAAGPGPAALHYGPGEATEAVAGLTVDQYGMLYKVAVPPATFSPTGLHSVVNVSPLPPTFNMTSPIIQHPGVPYPPIHYAQIPPASLQFIGSHYTVPYAVPPGFLPSPLLSPSTNITASHVPHFVPYASLFTEEAAPSPQTTSPTHTFNKSASAISPSGQMQHHAGTQPLDIAPGRIPVYYQMSRFPPGYSAYETPTAGGSPESLQQDSQPSSEVAAANGGQRHLEHSVVRRTSEAVDSASSKAEDCLPGAVAGCVVDGQFLSGYQTLGTEVSVPAHRSTPDTDLEVQRVVGVLASQDYHILAAQRKDDPSPLNLCHNIPDQQGESKDVLRNPVERAAAEKSQSRSPYVMSPEEPVRQRQLTKGMVIANGKPVLVPAASEPTRSSTSETLVRRSPDAQAGGSALEKDLVQLQPPSSSHLPSHFMKGAIIQLATGELKRVEDLQTQDFVRSAEVSGGLKIDSSTVVDIQESQWPGLVTLHFVVGEQQSKVSIDVPPEHPFFVYGQGWSSCSPGRTGQLFALPCHRLQVGDVCISISLQSMNGSSASQANYPLTDQLLSTRERSERTAQGSREPSDRAAERKSHTDRDSAAQSSPVESSQPETGSQHSWTAPGFQRYSMQAEEPRPSLLRPSFIPQEVKLSIEGRSNAGK; translated from the coding sequence ATGAGAGCAGGCCACGAGCGGAGCCAGGAGTGCCTCCCGCCAAAGAAGCGCGAACTTCCTACCGCCAGCACCGGCACCGAGACAGGACGTGCAGGGCTTGCCCAGGCCTCGGGCGAGGGCCCCGACTGGACCCGGGCAGCGGGGCCAggccctgcagctctgcactaTGGCCCTGGCGAGGCCACGGAAGCAGTGGCAGGGCTGACGGTGGACCAGTATGGGATGCTCTACAAAGTGGCAGTGCCACCCGCCACCTTTTCACCAACGGGTCTGCACTCCGTGGTGAACGTGAGCCCTCTGCCTCCCACCTTCAATATGACTTCACCAATAATccagcacccaggggtgccCTACCCCCCCATCCACTACGCACAGATCCCTCCAGCGTCCCTACAGTTCATTGGCTCGCATTACACAGTGCCCTATGCTGTCCCTCCTGGCTTCCTGCCTAGTCCTCTCCTGTCTCCTTCCACCAACATCACCGCCTCCCATGTCCCCCACTTTGTGCCATATGCCTCTCTCTTCACGGAAGAAGCCGCTCCTTCCCCCCAGACTACCTCTCCTACCCACACCTTCAACAAATCTGCTTCTGCAATCTCTCCTTCTGGCCAGATGCAGCACCATGCTGGGACCCAGCCATTAGATATTGCACCAGGTAGAATTCCTGTTTATTATCAGATGTCCCGCTTCCCACCAGGGTATTCTGCATATGAGACACCTACAGCGGGCGGAAGCCCAGAGTCTCTTCAGCAAGACAGTCAGCCGAGTTCAGAGGTAGCTGCTGCCAATGGTGGACAGAGACATCTGGAGCATAGTGTGGTGAGGAGGACCAGTGAGGCTGTGGACTCTGCCAGCAGTAAAGCTGAAGACTGTCTGCCAGGGGCTGTAGCGGGATGTGTGGTCGATGGACAGTTCCTTTCAGGTTACCAGACGTTGGGAACAGAGGTCTCTGTGCCAGCTCACAGAAGCACCCCAGACACCGATCTGGAGGTTCAGAGGGTGGTGGGGGTGTTGGCATCTCAGGATTATCATATTCTGGCAGCCCAGAGGAAAGATGACCCGAGCCCCTTAAACCTTTGCCATAATATCCCTGATCAGCAGGGGGAGTCAAAGGACGTGCTGAGGAACCCAGTGGAAAGGGCGGCTGCTGAGAAAAGCCAGTCCAGGAGTCCGTATGTAATGTCCCCTGAAGAGCCGGTTAGACAAAGACAATTAACCAAAGGAATGGTGATAGCCAACGGCAAGCCAGTCCTGGTTCCCGCTGCATCCGAGCCCACCAGGTCTTCCACTTCAGAAACCCTGGTGAGGCGGAGCCCGGACGCACAGGCTGGAGGAAGCGCACTTGAAAAGGACCTGGTCCAGCTGCAACCACCCAGCTCCTCACACTTGCCCTCTCACTTCATGAAAGGAGCCATCATCCAGCTGGCTACAGGAGAGCTGAAGCGGGTGGAGGACCTGCAGACTCAAGACTTTGTTCGCAGTGCAGAGGTGAGCGGGGGCCTGAAGATTGACTCCAGCACCGTGGTGGATATTCAGGAAAGCCAGTGGCCCGGGCTTGTCACACTGCATTTTGTGGTCGGGGAGCAACAAAGTAAAGTGAGCATTGATGTGCCCCCAGAGCATCCCTTCTTTGTGTATGGCCAGGGCTGGTCCTCCTGTAGCCCAGGCCGGACTGGTCAGCTCTTTGCTTTGCCCTGTCACAGGCTGCAAGTGGGTGATGTCTGTATATCAATCAGTTTACAGAGCATGAACGGCAGCTCCGCTTCTCAGGCTAACTACCCTCTCACAGATCAGTTGCTATCTACTAGGGAGAGATCTGAAAGAACAGCTCAGGGGTCAAGAGAACCGTctgacagagctgctgaaaggaagagCCACACAGATAGGGACAGTGCAGCCCAGAGCTCTCCTGTAGAATCCTCTCAGCCTGAGACTGGCAGTCAGCACAGCTGGACAGCCCCAGGCTTCCAAAGATACAGCATGCAGGCAGAGGAGCCTCGGCCCTCTCTGCTCCGTCCCTCTTTCATTCCCCAGGAGGTCAAGCTGTCTATTGAAGGGCGTTCAAATGCAGGGAAGTGA
- the ATXN1L gene encoding ataxin-1-like isoform X4 produces the protein MRAGHERSQECLPPKKRELPTASTGTETGRAGLAQASGEGPDWTRAAGPGPAALHYGPGEATEAVAGLTVDQYGMLYKVAVPPATFSPTGLHSVVNVSPLPPTFNMTSPIIQHPGVPYPPIHYAQIPPASLQFIGSHYTVPYAVPPGFLPSPLLSPSTNITASHVPHFVPYASLFTEEAAPSPQTTSPTHTFNKSASAISPSGQMQHHAGTQPLDIAPGRIPVYYQMSRFPPGYSAYETPTAGGSPESLQQDSQPSSEVAAANGGQRHLEHSVVRRTSEAVDSASSKAEDCLPGAVAGCVVDGQFLSGYQTLGTEVSVPAHRSTPDTDLEVQRVVGVLASQDYHILAAQRKDDPSPLNLCHNIPDQQGESKDVLRNPVERAAAEKSQSRSPYVMSPEEPVRQRQLTKGMVIANGKPVLVPAASEPTRSSTSETLVRRSPDAQAGGSALEKDLVQLQPPSSSHLPSHFMKGAIIQLATGELKRVEDLQTQDFVRSAELLDQAQDIWGVTSQTARRKPFYSSTPVQEKQIRPKHLDRRT, from the coding sequence ATGAGAGCAGGCCACGAGCGGAGCCAGGAGTGCCTCCCGCCAAAGAAGCGCGAACTTCCTACCGCCAGCACCGGCACCGAGACAGGACGTGCAGGGCTTGCCCAGGCCTCGGGCGAGGGCCCCGACTGGACCCGGGCAGCGGGGCCAggccctgcagctctgcactaTGGCCCTGGCGAGGCCACGGAAGCAGTGGCAGGGCTGACGGTGGACCAGTATGGGATGCTCTACAAAGTGGCAGTGCCACCCGCCACCTTTTCACCAACGGGTCTGCACTCCGTGGTGAACGTGAGCCCTCTGCCTCCCACCTTCAATATGACTTCACCAATAATccagcacccaggggtgccCTACCCCCCCATCCACTACGCACAGATCCCTCCAGCGTCCCTACAGTTCATTGGCTCGCATTACACAGTGCCCTATGCTGTCCCTCCTGGCTTCCTGCCTAGTCCTCTCCTGTCTCCTTCCACCAACATCACCGCCTCCCATGTCCCCCACTTTGTGCCATATGCCTCTCTCTTCACGGAAGAAGCCGCTCCTTCCCCCCAGACTACCTCTCCTACCCACACCTTCAACAAATCTGCTTCTGCAATCTCTCCTTCTGGCCAGATGCAGCACCATGCTGGGACCCAGCCATTAGATATTGCACCAGGTAGAATTCCTGTTTATTATCAGATGTCCCGCTTCCCACCAGGGTATTCTGCATATGAGACACCTACAGCGGGCGGAAGCCCAGAGTCTCTTCAGCAAGACAGTCAGCCGAGTTCAGAGGTAGCTGCTGCCAATGGTGGACAGAGACATCTGGAGCATAGTGTGGTGAGGAGGACCAGTGAGGCTGTGGACTCTGCCAGCAGTAAAGCTGAAGACTGTCTGCCAGGGGCTGTAGCGGGATGTGTGGTCGATGGACAGTTCCTTTCAGGTTACCAGACGTTGGGAACAGAGGTCTCTGTGCCAGCTCACAGAAGCACCCCAGACACCGATCTGGAGGTTCAGAGGGTGGTGGGGGTGTTGGCATCTCAGGATTATCATATTCTGGCAGCCCAGAGGAAAGATGACCCGAGCCCCTTAAACCTTTGCCATAATATCCCTGATCAGCAGGGGGAGTCAAAGGACGTGCTGAGGAACCCAGTGGAAAGGGCGGCTGCTGAGAAAAGCCAGTCCAGGAGTCCGTATGTAATGTCCCCTGAAGAGCCGGTTAGACAAAGACAATTAACCAAAGGAATGGTGATAGCCAACGGCAAGCCAGTCCTGGTTCCCGCTGCATCCGAGCCCACCAGGTCTTCCACTTCAGAAACCCTGGTGAGGCGGAGCCCGGACGCACAGGCTGGAGGAAGCGCACTTGAAAAGGACCTGGTCCAGCTGCAACCACCCAGCTCCTCACACTTGCCCTCTCACTTCATGAAAGGAGCCATCATCCAGCTGGCTACAGGAGAGCTGAAGCGGGTGGAGGACCTGCAGACTCAAGACTTTGTTCGCAGTGCAGAG